In Helianthus annuus cultivar XRQ/B chromosome 8, HanXRQr2.0-SUNRISE, whole genome shotgun sequence, a single genomic region encodes these proteins:
- the LOC110898039 gene encoding leucine-rich repeat receptor-like protein kinase PXL1, with protein sequence MEAHMFIFLAILLPLVSSDEISSLMSIKSAIVDSLNYLNDWNTTSSVSHCNWRGVTCNEHGFVEKLDLSNMNLTGNISDDFQNLYHLSFLNISSNGFSSTLPKSFANLTSIETIDVSQNEFVGEFPAGFGTGATRLKSVNASSNNFAGYLPESLGSATSLETIDFRGSFFVGSIPKSFKNLQSLKFLGLSGNNLTGPIPSEIGQLLSLEVMIIGYNEFEGPIPKEIGNLKNLEYLDLAVGTLSGSIPTELGELKKLSTIYIYQNSFDGEIPAEIGNLSSLVYLDLSDNQFTGEIPKQIGNLKSLKLLNLMCNQLNGSIPTTIGELPDLEILELWKNSLTGSLPANLGMNSPLQWLDVSSNSLSGEIPAGLCDSGNLTKLILFNNSFSGSIPIGLSTCSSLVRVRLQNNRISGQIPGGLGSLPDLQRLELSHNNLSGKIPHDLTLSSSLSFIDVSSNHLVSNLPFDIFSMPNLQTLVVSDNDLSGDIPTRFQDSPALSVLDLSFNSFSGELPESIASCQKLVNLNLSHNQLTGEIPKSVARMSMLSVLDLSNNSFVGKIPDSFGSSPALETVNLSYNKLEGPVPDNGMLRTINANDLVGNDGLCGGVLKPCSNGRATSSARKKVHVRHIIFGFLFGVCVILTIGIAAFTGRWLYRRWFLYGFLDGWIIKRGMEWPWRLIAFQRLGFTSADIMASIKESNVIGMGGSGIVYKATIHHPSHSVVAVKKLWRSEPDIENGDDLFVEVNLLGRLRHRNIVRLLGYLHNEADVMMVYEYMPNGNLAEALHGKKSGRMLVDWVSRYNVALGIAHGLAYLHHDCHPPVIHRDVKSNNILLDADFEARIADFGLARTMVRKNETVSMVAGSYGYIAPEYGYTLKVDEKSDIYSFGVVLLELLTGKQPLDPSFGNSVDIVEWVRNRMNKRELEGILDLEIGGECKYVQEEMLLVLRIALLCTNKLPKERPSMRDVITMLGEAKPRRKSVCDDIGVKEKPIFNNSPVVGLL encoded by the exons ATGGAAGCCCATATGTTCATATTTCTTGCTATCCTCCTTCCTCTTGTTTCCAGCGACGAAATTTCGTCACTAATGTCTATCAAATCCGCCATTGTTGATTCTTTAAACTATTTGAATGACTGGAACACGACGTCGTCTGTGTCACATTGCAACTGGAGAGGTGTTACATGCAATGAACATGGGTTTGTTGAAAAGCTTGATCTATCAAACATGAATCTCACCGGAAATATCTCCGACGACTTTCAAAACTTGTATCATCTTTCCTTTCTAAACATTTCGTCCAACGGGTTTTCGTCTACGCTGCCGAAGTCGTTTGCGAATCTGACGTCAATCGAAACGATTGACGTCAGTCAAAACGAGTTCGTCGGGGAGTTCCCGGCGGGGTTTGGAACGGGAGCTACCCGGCTGAAGTCTGTTAATGCTTCCAGCAACAATTTCGCCGGGTACCTTCCGGAGTCCCTCGGAAGTGCCACGTCACTCGAGACGATTGATTTCCGAGGGAGTTTCTTTGTGGGATCAATCCCGAAGAGTTTCAAGAACCTTCAAAGTTTAAAGTTTCTTGGACTCTCCGGGAACAATCTCACTGGACCGATCCCATCAGAGATCGGTCAGCTTTTGTCTCTAGAGGTTATGATCATTGGTTACAATGAGTTCGAAGGCCCAATCCCAAAAGAGATTGGGAACCTCAAAAATCTAGAGTATCTAGATTTGGCCGTCGGGACACTCAGTGGAAGTATCCCGACGGAACTGGGTGAGTTAAaaaaactcagcacaatttacaTTTACCAGAACAGTTTTGATGGAGAGATTCCCGCCGAAATCGGGAATCTCTCCTCGCTGGTTTATTTGGATCTCTCAGATAACCAGTTTACCGGAGAGATCCCGAAACAAATAGGCAACTTGAAGAGCTTAAAGCTACTAAATCTGATGTGCAATCAGCTCAACGGTTCGATTCCGACTACCATCGGCGAGTTACCAGATTTGGAAATACTTGAATTATGGAAGAATTCATTGACAGGATCCTTACCAGCCAATCTTGGAATGAATTCGCCGTTACAGTGGTTGGATGTTTCTTCAAACTCATTATCCGGCGAGATTCCGGCGGGGTTGTGTGATTCCGGCAATCTCACTAAACTCATTCTGTTCAACAATTCGTTTTCGGGTTCTATCCCCATTGGTCTTTCAACTTGTTCTTCATTAGTTCGAGTTCGTTTGCAGAATAACCGAATTTCGGGTCAAATTCCGGGTGGGCTTGGAAGCTTGCCGGATCTGCAACGGTTAGAATTGTCACATAACAATTTAAGTGGCAAAATTCCTCATGATCTCACTTTATCGAGTTCGCTTTCGTTCATTGATGTTTCTTCGAATCATCTTGTTTCAAATCTGCCGTTTGATATATTTTCAATGCCAAATCTGCAAACATTAGTTGTTTCGGACAACGATTTATCCGGCGATATCCCGACTCGGTTTCAGGATTCGCCGGCGTTATCGGTGCTAGATTTATCGTTCAATAGTTTCTCCGGTGAACTACCGGAGAGCATAGCTTCATGCCAGAAGCTTGTGAATTTGAATCTAAGTCACAATCAGTTGACGGGAGAAATCCCGAAATCCGTAGCAAGAATGTCGATGTTATCGGTTCTTGATCTGTCGAATAACTCATTCGTTGGAAAGATTCCGGACAGTTTCGGAAGCTCACCGGCTTTAGAAACGGTCAATCTTTCGTACAACAAGTTAGAAGGACCGGTCCCGGATAATGGGATGTTACGGACGATAAACGCAAATGATTTAGTCGGAAATGATGGGCTATGCGGGGGCGTGCTCAAGCCGTGTTCAAATGGTCGAGCCACTAGTTCCGCGCGAAAGAAAGTTCACGTCCGTCACATCATTTTCGGTTTCCTTTTCGGGGTTTGCGTGATTTTAACGATCGGGATCGCAGCGTTCACGGGGCGGTGGTTGTACCGAAGATGGTTTCTTTATGGGTTTTTGGACGGATGGATAATAAAGCGCGGTATGGAATGGCCGTGGCGCCTTATAGCGTTTCAAAGACTTGGTTTCACTAGTGCGGATATCATGGCGAGCATCAAGGAGTCGAATGTGATTGGAATGGGAGGAAGTGGGATCGTTTACAAGGCCACGATCCACCACCCGTCGCATTCCGTGGTGGCCGTGAAGAAACTCTGGCGGTCCGAGCCGGATATCGAAAATGGGGATGACTTATTTGTAGAAGTGAACCTTCTAGGGCGATTGCGACATCGAAACATTGTTAGATTATTAGGCTATCTCCATAACGAAGCCGATGTTATGATGGTTTACGAGTACATGCCTAACGGGAACCTTGCCGAGGCGTTACACGGGAAGAAGTCGGGAAGAATGTTGGTTGATTGGGTCTCGAGGTATAACGTCGCGCTAGGTATCGCGCACGGTTTGGCTTACCTTCACCATGACTGCCATCCGCCAGTTATTCATCGTGACGTAAAATCGAACAATATTCTTCTCGATGCCGACTTCGAGGCGCGGATTGCGGACTTCGGTTTGGCACGGACCATGGTTCGGAAGAACGAGACCGTCTCAATGGTGGCTGGGTCTTACGGATATATAGCTCCAG AATACGGTTACACATTGAAGGTGGATGAAAAAAGTGACATATACAGCTTTGGAGTGGTGCTTTTAGAGTTGTTAACAGGGAAACAACCGTTGGACCCGTCATTTGGCAACTCTGTAGATATTGTTGAATGGGTTCGGAATCGAATGAACAAAAGAGAATTGGAAGGTATATTGGATCTAGAAATAGGAGGGGAATGCAAATATGTGCAAGAAGAAATGCTTTTGGTGCTAAGAATTGCACTTTTATGTACTAACAAGCTACCAAAAGAGAGACCTTCAATGAGGGATGTCATCACAATGCTTGGAGAGGCGAAACCACGAAGGAAAAGTGTGTGTGATGATATTGGTGTCAAAGAGAAGCCCATTTTCAATAACTCGCCGGTTGTAGGACTTTTATAA